The Anopheles merus strain MAF chromosome 2L, AmerM5.1, whole genome shotgun sequence genome has a segment encoding these proteins:
- the LOC121592934 gene encoding clavesin-1-like, with protein sequence MDNDTTVYSNCASPATYQPYSWTLSDKLRKTAKSELREDEHLRTQGLAQMREFIAKSPHIKRCRTDALFLLRFLRTKKYSIPQACAMLEKYLTVRQTNPVWFERMDVDDPEIAAIIDGGYIVPLPERDDHGRQVVLSVAGNLDLSRVSSALLARVHFLVQEVLADDEQSQICGYVHCVDERELSMKLMGMWSLVDIKKVADCIQNGLPSRINGFNLIGMPSTAATLLEFCVSLLSDKLRKRINLFRTVEDFAGKINRKILPKEYGGTVPMADMIAQFKDRCRRKRAQLLAMDEMYIELSKMPGHCADSCRRDLEAGMIGSFRKLEVD encoded by the exons ATGGACAACGACACGACGGTCTACAGCAACTGTGCCAGCCCGGCCACCTACCAGCCGTACAGCTGGACGCTCTCGGACAAGCTGCGTAAGACGGCCAAATCGGAGCTGCGCGAGGACGAGCATCTGCGTACGCAGGGGCTGGCGCAGATGCGCGAGTTCATCGCCAAGAGTCCGCACATCAAGCGCTGCCGTACCGATGCGCTGTTTCTGTTGCGCTTCCTGCGCACCAAGAAGTACTCGATTCCGCAGGCCTGTGCCATGCTGGAGAAGTACCTGACGGTGCGCCAAACCAATCCGGTCTGGTTCGAGCGGATGGACGTGGACGATCCGGAGATTGCGGCCATCATCGATGGTGGGTACATTGTGCCGCTGCCCGAGCGGGACGATCATGGCCGGCAGGTGGTACTGTCCGTGGCTGGCAATTTGGATCTGAGCCGCGTGTCTTCGGCACTGTTGGCGCGCGTTCACTTCCTCGTGCAGGAGGTGCTGGCGGACGACGAGCAGTCGCAGATCTGCGGCTACGTGCATTGCGTGGACGAGCGGGAGCTGTCGATGAAGCTGATGGGCATGTGGTCGCTGGTGGACATCAAGAAGGTGGCGGACTGCATACAGAACGGTTTGCCGAGCCGTATCAATGGATTCAATCTGATTGGAATGCCCTCGACGGCCGCCACGCTGCTCGAGTTTTGCGTCTCGCTGTTGAGCGATAAGCTGCGCAAGCGAATTAAC CTGTTCCGCACCGTGGAGGACTTTGCCGGCAAGATTAACCGCAAGATACTGCCGAAGGAGTACGGCGGTACCGTGCCGATGGCGGACATGATCGCTCAGTTTAAGGACCGATGCCGCCGGAAGCGCGCCCAGCTGCTGGCGATGGACGAGATGTACATCGAGCTGTCGAAGATGCCGGGCCACTGTGCGGACTCGTGCCGTCGCGATCTGGAGGCGGGCATGATCGGAAGCTTCCGCAAGCTGGAGGTCGATTGA
- the LOC121592935 gene encoding clavesin-1-like produces MTNKIDLNKAPEAYAPYSFDLPDKFKIMAQDELREDDDMRENALKQFREWIAKHPLIRKCRTDAPFLLRFLRTKKFSIPAATEMLEKYLTIRQVYPHWFFKLDINDPDLEAIIDSGYLFALPERDEHGRKIIFSNAGKFDTSRFTSAQLIKIHSMVLEALQDEEESQISGYIHVTDDSELNIGFLSIWSFTDIRNLAHCVQNSLPMRQKENHFVSLPSFANKLSEFILSVLSEKLRNRVFVHRGWDEAKTKINPKLLPKEYGGTVPMAECIAQFKKQLKERRDIVLALDEMEIEINKSTIPWADSTDADIASGVIGSFRKLEVD; encoded by the coding sequence ATGACCAATAAAATCGACCTCAACAAAGCCCCCGAAGCGTACGCACCGTACAGCTTCGACCTGCCGGACAAGTTCAAAATTATGGCCCAGGACGAGCTGCGCGAGGATGACGACATGCGGGAGAACGCCCTGAAGCAGTTCCGCGAGTGGATCGCCAAACATCCGCTGATCCGCAAGTGCCGCACGGACGCACCGTTCCTGTTGCGCTTTCTGCGCACGAAAAAGTTCTCCATCCCGGCGGCGACGGAGATGCTGGAGAAGTACCTGACCATCCGGCAGGTCTATCCGCACTGGTTCTTCAAGCTGGACATTAACGATCCCGACCTGGAGGCGATCATCGACAGTGGCTACCTGTTCGCGCTGCCCGAGCGTGACGAGCACGGGCGCAAGATCATCTTCTCCAATGCGGGCAAGTTCGATACGAGCCGGTTCACGTCGGCCCAGCTGATCAAGATCCACTCGATGGTGCTGGAGGCGCTGCAGGACGAGGAGGAGTCACAGATCTCGGGCTACATACACGTGACGGACGATTCCGAGCTGAACATTGGCTTCCTGAGCATCTGGTCGTTTACGGACATTCGCAACTTGGCGCACTGTGTGCAGAACTCGCTGCCGATGCGTCAGAAGGAGAACCATTTCGTCAGCCTGCCCTCGTTCGCGAACAAGCTGTCGGAGTTTATACTGTCCGTGCTGAGTGAGAAGCTGCGCAACAGGGTGTTTGTCCACCGGGGCTGGGATGAAGCGAAGACGAAGATCAATCCCAAGCTGCTGCCGAAGGAGTACGGCGGTACGGTGCCGATGGCGGAGTGTATTGCCCAGTTCAAGAAGCAGCTCAAAGAACGTCGTGATATTGTGCTGGCGCTGGACGAGATGGAGATCGAGATCAACAAGAGTACGATCCCGTGGGCTGACAGTACGGATGCGGACATTGCCAGCGGTGTCATCGGCAGCTTCCGCAAGCTGGAAGTTGACTAA
- the LOC121594592 gene encoding cell wall protein DAN4-like, translated as MMWKLLILTGCLVTSGLARPDVSHLLKRTGADKQKRQSFIGTSVSVTGNGAVATEIKSGDGAAAVEAFIPQISLLPLQDNQPSPFKRLEERVGYDYQKPDFPLDVHPDSNLVNPVSTQAPEYLPPEDGQESSNVDQVAPSSSPSTTTTSTTTTTTTTTTTPAPTTTTTTPAPQTNGPSTTEQLFDEDEGYGYKKPEVMLPTNINEVIGEPSDINQLATTTVPTTTTTAKNSLEYLPPKPLPELVVPKEPSSTPSTTQQPPQTEPSTYPTSPSSTITTTAYQVQTETQPPYSKLPEASVYPDASGSVSTVVTQQTPSTEIPSTSAPEYLPPDSEMNGFQIIVRTGSDSDDSDTTSTTTGSSEGSSSTTTVVVQSFDSTTTAAPVQPEADSQVREEQPDQSTTTTEGQTTTAASSPSSSVPLFTDETVAPVDDASSVIEMINQMQETSQVAGQADFVPELRVDDEPATTSELTTVPSFASSVTTIVPSQAATDLSAVEPTERSEPEQQPEATTGPSLIDLLTPTATIVAVQNDTIITTYRPALSSGETTTLVSESSADETEIQSRIADPNDGYNYEAPENGLTVPAGSSVPPSHTLEADGYHYKVPAVPFP; from the exons ATG ATGTGGAAACTTCTCATACTCACCGGCTGTCTGGTGACCAGTGGCCTTGCCCGGCCGGACGTGTCGCATCTGCTGAAGCGCACGGGTGCTGACAAGCAGAAGCGCCAAAGCTTCATCGGTACCTCGGTGTCCGTCACTGGCAATGGGGCCGTTGCGACGGAAATTAAGTCAGGTgacggagcagcagcagtggaagCCTTCATACCGCAGATCAGCTTGCTGCCGCTGCAAGACAACCAACCTTCACCATTCAAGCGGCTGGAGGAACGCGTCGGGTATGACTACCAAAAGCCAGACTTTCCGCTCGACGTCCATCCGGACTCGAACCTAGTCAACCCGGTGTCGACCCAAGCGCCGGAATATCTGCCCCCAGAGGATGGTCAAGAGTCGTCGAACGTTGATCAGGTCGCACCGTCTAGCTCTCCGTCGACCACTACAACTTCTACAAcgacaactactactactacaacaacTACTCCGGCACCGACAACCACTACCACGACCCCTGCACCCCAGACAAATGGCCCTTCCACAACGGAGCAACTGTTCGACGAAGACGAAGGCTACGGGTACAAGAAGCCCGAGGTAATGCTGCCGACCAACATCAACGAAGTGATCGGTGAGCCCAGTGACATCAATCAGCTCGCCACGACCACCGTaccgacgacgaccacgaccgCAAAGAACTCGCTGGAGTATCTTCCGCCCAAGCCGCTGCCCGAGCTGGTGGTGCCGAAGGAGCCGAGCAGCACACCGTCCACAACGCAACAGCCACCACAGACCGAACCTTCGACCTATCCGACGAGCCCaagcagcaccatcaccaccactgcGTACCAGGTTCAGACGGAAACTCAACCACCGTACAGCAAGCTGCCGGAAGCGTCCGTTTATCCCGATGCATCGGGCTCGGTGTCTACGGTCGTGACGCAACAGACTCCCTCGACGGAGATCCCCTCTACCTCTGCGCCGGAGTATCTTCCACCGGACAGTGAGATGAATGGCTTCCAGATCATTGTGAGGACGGGATCCGATTCGGATGACAGTGATACTACCTCCACGACCACGGGAAGTAGCGAGGGAAGCAGCTCTACGACGACTGTGGTGGTTCAATCCTTCGACTCTACGACAACAGCTGCTCCCGTTCAGCCAGAAGCGGACAGTCAGGTACGGGAGGAGCAGCCCGATCAGTCGACGACGACCACTGAAGGGCAGACAACGACGGCAGCCAGCTCACCGAGCAGCAGTGTGCCACTATTCACCGACGAAACGGTTGCACCGGTTGATGACGCTTCGTCCGTGATTGAAATGATCAATCAGATGCAGGAAACGAGTCAGGTTGCTGGGCAGGCCGATTTTGTGCCCGAGCTGCGAGTAGACGACGAACCCGCAACGACAAGCGAACTCACAACCGTCCCATCGTTCGCATCCTCCGTTACAACGATCGTCCCATCGCAAGCGGCGACCGATCTCTCAGCCGTGGAACCAACGGAACGTAGCGAACCAGAGCAACAACCGGAGGCAACGACAGGTCCATCCCTGATCGATCTACTCACCCCAACGGCAACGATCGTGGCCGTCCAGAACGATACGATCATCACCACGTACCGGCCGGCGCTTTCATCCGGCGAAACGACGACACTGGTCTCGGAATCGAGCGCCGACGAGACGGAGATCCAGTCCAGGATAGCTGACCCGAACGATGGCTACAACTACGAGGCGCCGGAAAATGGGCTCACCGTACCGGCGGGCTCTTCCGTCCCGCCGTCACACACGCTCGAAGCTGACGGGTATCATTATAAGGTTCCAGCGGTGCCGTTTCCCTAG
- the LOC121594591 gene encoding translocation protein SEC63 homolog, producing MGGQKFQYDESGGTFFYFILSFLALILVPTTFYFWPRKKKEDPTTKHEHCQCAGCVRKRITMEHSDPYKGTKELLVKLSIVAGWALLAFLTYKVSQFDYEMSNFDPYEILGVPLGSSQKEIKKAYRTLSVILHPDKETGDEKAFMKLTKAYQALTDDEARKNWEKYGNPDGPGATSFGIALPSWIVEKENSVWVLGLYGLVFMVALPIVVGTWWYRSIRYSGDKVLLDTTNMYWYFFHKTPHMAVKRVIMILAASFEFEKRHNNQVIERPSDNVEVPALIRELPYLNEKCKELPFARSYSLKARAILHAHLSRIPLNPNTLEVDRQLIVRKCPYLIQEMVSCVSHLIMLAYARKIQRLPSIETIENCMKLSPMVIQGLRESEHPLMQLPQMTKELRAQLARKYNTRNLQQLAQLKPDTRRAALRSLNDEQYHNAVKVLGQMPLIDFSMKCEVVDDENSNVVTAGAIVTVTVELVRRSMSDLFGDTTAKEKQGITESNENGDGDGDADGELEAGTDDQKPDGKVKKQSGWHPKPSKGHKGKAKAAVKPHARKLAAAAAAAAAATAAAAAAAAAAAATATANQTAGQSATAPGEKTKSGKSSERKAQEGDDEDSADGDSGAESDNDASEAAADDDDEWEKFQQKINKREKLEGRSKVSHPVHCPLFPEEKHEYWWTYICDRKSHTLLTVPYHVTNLIHREEVQLKFTAPKWAGMYVFTVCLRSDSYIGMDQQLDLKLDVKDPAAIPTELPQWDISESESDHNEMQANDSEFTTDSSDGEDDESRRRTD from the exons ATGGGCGGACAGAAGTTTCAGTACGACGAGAGTGGAGGAACTTTCTTCTACTTCATACTCTCGTTCCTGGCCCTGATCCTGGTGCCGACCACCTTCTACTTTTGGCCACGCAAGAAAAAGGAAG ACCCCACCACAAAGCATGAACACTGTCAGTGTGCAGGATGCGTGCGGAAGCGCATCACGATGGAACATTCCGACCCGTACAAGGGCACCAAGGAGCTGCTGGTGAAGCTGTCGATCGTAGCCGGCTGGGCGCTGCTAGCCTTTCTCACCTACAAGGTGTCCCAGTTCGACTACGAAATGTCCAACTTTGATCCGTACGAGATACTGGGCGTCCCGCTAGGTTCGTCCCAGAAGGAGATCAAGAAAGCGTACCGCACCCTCTCGGTCATACTGCATCCGGACAAGGAGACGGGTGACGAGAAAGCGTTCATGAAGCTCACGAAAGCGTACCAAGCGCTGACGGACGATGAGGCGCGCAAAAACTGGGAAAAGTACGGCAATCCCGACGGCCCGGGTGCGACGTCGTTCGGCATCGCGCTGCCGTCGTGGATCGTTGAGAAGGAAAACTCGGTTTGGGTGTTGGGATTGTACGGGCTGGTGTTTATGGTGGCGCTACCGATCGTGGTCGGCACGTGGTGGTACCGCTCGATTCGTTACAGCGGCGACAAGGTGCTGCTCGATACGACCAACATGTACTGGTACTTCTTCCACAAAACGCCGCACATGGCGGTGAAGCGCGTGATTATGATACTGGCGGCGAGCTTTGAGTTTGAGAAGCGGCACAACAATCAGGTGATCGAGCGGCCGTCGGATAATGTGGAGGTTCCGGCACTGATACGGGAGCTGCCGTACCTGAACGAGAAGTGCAAGGAGCTGCCGTTCGCGAGGAGCTACTCGCTGAAGGCACGTGCGATACTGCATGCGCATTTGTCGCGCATTCCGCTCAACCCGAACACGCTCGAGGTCGATCGCCAGCTGATCGTGCGCAAGTGCCCGTACCTGATACAGGAGATGGTGAGCTGCGTTAGCCATCTGATTATGTTGGCGTATGCGCGAAAGA TTCAACGACTCCCATCGATTGAAACGATCGAAAACTGCATGAAACTGTCGCCGATGGTTATACAGGGGCTGCGCGAATCGGAACACCCGCTGATGCAGCTGCCGCAAATGACGAAGGAGCTGCGCGCCCAGCTCGCCCGCAAGTACAACACGCGCAATCTGCAGCAGCTGGCCCAGCTGAAGCCGGACACGCGCCGAGCGGCGCTGCGCAGCCTGAACGACGAGCAGTACCACAACGCGGTGAAGGTGCTGGGCCAGATGCCGCTGATCGACTTCAGCATGAAGTGTGAGGTGGTGGACGATGAAAATTCGAACGTCGTAACGGCCGGTGCAATCGTGACGGTGACGGTGGAGCTGGTGCGCCGCAGCATGTCCGACCTGTTCGGTGACACCACCGCGAAGGAAAAGCAGGGAATCAC GGAAAGTAATGAAAACGGTGACGGTGATGGTGATGCGGATGGGGAGCTGGAAGCCGGAACCGACGATCAGAAGCCGGACGGAAAGGTGAAAAAACAGTCCGGCTGGCATCCGAAACCCTCCAAGGGGCATAAGGGTAAGGCGAAGGCGGCCGTTAAACCCCACGCCCGGAAGCTGGCGGCGGCTgcagccgctgctgccgctgctacggcggctgcggctgctgctgcggcggcggcggcggctacTGCAACGGCTAACCAGACCGCAGGTCAGTCGGCCACAGCACCGGGTGAGAAAACAAAG TCTGGCAAGAGCAGTGAACGGAAGGCGCAAGAAGGAGATGATGAAGACTCCGCCGACGGGGACAGTGGTGCGGAAAGTGACAATGATGCCAGCGAGGCAGcggccgatgatgatgatgagtggGAAAA GTTCCAGCAAAAGATTAACAAGCGGGAAAAGCTGGAAGGACGATCGAAGGTTTCCCATCCCGTTCACTGTCCACTGTTTCCTGAG GAAAAGCATGAATACTGGTGGACGTACATCTGCGACCGGAAGTCGCACACGCTCCTAACCGTGCCGTACCACGTCACGAACCTGATCCACCGGGAGGAGGTGCAGCTGAAGTTTACCGCACCGAAGTGGGCCGGCATGTACGTGTTTACCGTCTGCCTGCGGTCCGACTCGTACATCGGCATGGACCAGCAGCTCGATCTGAAGCTGGACGTGAAGGATCCGGCCGCCATCCCGACCGAGCTGCCCCAGTGGGACATCAgcgagtcggaatcggaccacAACGAGATGCAGGCGAACGATAGCGAATTCACCACCGACTCATCGGACGGCGAGGATGACGAGTCGCGAAGACGAACCGACTga